The Chroicocephalus ridibundus chromosome 3, bChrRid1.1, whole genome shotgun sequence genome includes the window gaatgatttgggctgAAAGGGCCTGTCAAGGACcgtctagtccaagcccctgctgtgggcagggacatctttcactagaccaggttactcaaagccccgtccaacctgactttagacacttccagggatgggacatccacaacttccctgggaaacctggtccagcatctcaccaccaccctcattgtaaaaagtgTCTTATGTCCAGTCTAtgtccaccctctttcagtttagaactgttgccccttgtcctgtcgctacgaGCCCCGGTGAAAAGTCTTTCTCCATGTCCCCTTTAtatactgaaaggccgcaataaggtctccacAGAGTCTACCCCAGGCTGAACATcccaactctcagcctttcttcacaggagaggtgtcccagccctctgACAGTACAGCCTTTTACCTACCACATTAACTACCCCAGAGCTGGTTTGAGACACTTGCAAAACAGCCCTGCACTGATACTGACTTGTTAAATGTCACTGACCTGCTGCAAAGTGCTTTACCACACTATCATATCAGTCCTCTTAACGTAATGCATACAAtctaaaataaatgctattaTTCATCTTTAGATCTGCTGCCACTTTCTTCTCTGTTAGTCTCACAATTGTGAACAGCACAGAAGGAGACAGCTGTaaagaaaagcctttattttaGTGCATCTCCTCACTGAGGCTCATTACCAACcgaaaataaattcaaagagaTGGGCCTAGGTCTCAGCAAGTCCATCTCAAACCTCTTGCCGATGGAAGAGGAATCGTCCAAGCAGGCAGATACAGGAAGCCCAGAACAGCAGCGCAGGGATATGCTTCCCAACTACAGCCTGGTCACTCCATAGGCACAGAGTCCAGCTCATTCAGGAAGCGCTGACACTTTCCCATCAGGATCTTGATGGCTTCACTCACCAGCACATCCGGAGGCAAGATACCCGTCGATTCCACTGAAACTGCACAGAAGACACGAGTCAGCACCGCCACTAGGCAGCTTCAGCATTTCTGTCCCTCGTCTTCCCTTACACCGCACTCCTGACAAGCCACATCTTCGCAGCCAGGGGAGAAGAGGTTACATTCGCCACAGGAAGCACAAACACATTCAATCTCAAATCCCAGCACCTCAATAGTTAGCCACTGGAACATGAATCTATGACTGCTGATGacgtggggggggaagggggaggcagggccCCAGCTATACGTGCTGTCCAGTCTGCTTGTCTGTACAAACCACAGCAGGGCTCTATGTCCTGGGGAAACCGGGGCACTTACAGATGAAATGGTTTCGCACTCTTGCCAGGCGCACGAGGTTCTTCAGACCCTCATGACGGAAAACTTCTCTGCTGAACGTGTCCAACCGTGCATTGGCTACTCTTGCCACCTTTTTTCCTAAAGAGGGAAAGATGAAACCAGATGGGCGCCTTGTGGTCACGGCAGGTGCTTACCCCTCAAATACGCACTCCCGTATCAGCAAAGGCAGCAAAGCTACCAACCATAAAGAATCAGTACATCCCCAACATGAAACTCCAACTTGACAGAACTGGTCTTCTTAAACAGTTCCGACCCTAACACAAAGCTTGTATGTACCCCTGGACAGGACACAAGAAATCTCCGCACTCAGATATTGGGAAGAGCAAGCTTACTACCCCGTCTTACAGACGACTGAACAGGACTGGAAGCTGCAgccacagggctctgcaggcagACACCCTATGCCTTAGCATTTCACGGAGATCCCAGTTCACCACGCAACACATCTGCGTGTGACAGCCACTCATACATAAAACCAGGCTCAGAATAGCATGAATGGTTGCTGCTCAGCAAGACATCACAATGTGGTTTTGTCTCTACAAGGTTTGGCTCTAATTTCTAATCAGTCTCTGCCAAGGTTTATAAGGAACAAGGCACTTTAGAGCAGGAAAAAAGTACCCTTGATGTTCTCGATCTCAATGACTCCAGGGGAAAAGCACTTCTGCAACATCTCAGCTGCCTCATCCTCAACAGGCTGCAGGAGAGTAATGTCAGGAAGCAGTCGATAACTAGCTGTGGCCACAGGAGAGAACTTGGCATGATCTTTACCTGCACAAAGAGTTAAGGATGAGGGCAGGCCTCAGAGAACAAAAGTACAAGGATGCCAGGGCCTAAAGTTCCCAGGGGAACGCCAGTTCTCCACCCTTCCCCTTCACACGGCTGTGCCCTAGTCCAAGCACTCGcactcctcctcccgctgccccggGACCCACGACTCACCTATACCCTTGACACAGTGCATAAGCACATCTATTTCCTGGCCAGGTCGCAACAGTGCAATGAGGATGTCATCGTGAACAGGTCGGAAGTCTGCATCTGGGAAGAGGTCTGTCTGATTCCCCAAGGGCACCCACGTCATATGTTTACTGTACACTGCAAAGAGAAGCCACAAGCATCAGCCAGCTGCTGTCTCAAAACAGGTTGCTGACCAGTACAGGACTAGCgatggcaaaaaataaatttagcagGATGAGGGAATCAGCTCTCTCTGCTTACAGCGCTGAGAGAACAGACCAAATCCTGTCTCCcaagaccaaaaaagaaaaaaacgggACCTATTTTTAGGAGACATCTCACCTTTGTGATTGAAATATAGTTCATTAGGATCAGATGATTCCTTGGCTGCCTGAGGGTTTcggctgcattttattttcagctggaaCTGCAGAGTATCAATTTCTGTGCCTTCCTCATCTCCTGGGAAGGGAAGAGCAGCATGAGCCCCAGTGGAATCACACTTTTCCTCCATATATGCGACCCCGATTTCCTACTTTGGGGGAAACGTTCAACAGTTCTATTTGATCCAAGACTCTCACCTTGGTTTCTATATTCGAAGAGTCGAGGGTCAGCTCGGATTGGGATGAGGCCCAAGCGATGAGCCAGAATTTCATCCTGCACAATGGACGTGTTGTTGTACACAAAGACCTTCTCTACAGCCATCGTTGGCACCTCAGGGAGACGAGAGATCAAGTCAGCATGACGGCTGAACTACATGCCAACAGAATATGCAGCTAGAGTGTCCCTTCTCTCCCACAAATAACTGCCCTGAAGACTATTTTCAGTGCTATATCTGCCAAACCTGGATACCCAATATATCCTTACACTAAATATACACCCTTTCCtatatttggttgggttttttcaaacGAACGACCACGAGAAGTGAAAGGCAGGCCGACCCCAGACACTACCAACAGCGCCCTTAAGAGCAACACGCACTATCGCTCATGCTGCTACGGCCCTAACTCTCTTTGGGCTCCCGACACGCGTGCAGAGCCAATTTGCGCTCCCCTTCCAAACCCAGACGCTGTCCGCAAGGGCTGGCCTAACGCAgggccctccccgctccccaccacGCGAGTCACCCCGCTGCTCGGGGAGGCACCCCCGGGCCCTCCCCGCGGCTCCTCGCACCGCCCCGGGCCCCTGCCcgcccacccccctcctcctaCCTCGGCCAGCAGGATGCGGCGGAAGGCGTTGGCGATGGCGGCGTCGATGCCCACCATGTCGAACTCCAGCGCCCCCTCCTCCTCGCGGATCACGTCCACGCGGAACGCCTGCAGGGGCCACGCGCCGCCGGTCACGCCGGGCTCCGCACGTGggccccacccccccacaccatcCCCTCACAAACCGCCCCCACCGCCGGCGGCCCTCACCCACCTCCTCGAAGCGCAGCTGGTCCCAGGCGTCCTCGTAGCCGGGATAGTTGCCGGGGAAGTCGGTGGTGTGGACCTGCGGGGAGGCGGACAGGCCGGGCCGTGAGGGGGGCCGGTAGCCGAGGTCCCCCCACTATCCCGCCGCctcaccccagcccagcccagcccagcccagcccgtcCCGCCCCGCTCACGTTGCGGACGCCGAACTCTCCCAGCACCACGCGCTCCCGCATCTCGTCGGTACGCCGCTTggccgccatggccgccgccgccgccagcggggggcgggggagcggggggcggtgCTCTCCGGCACGTGACGGGCCTCCCCCCGCCCACGCGTGGCCGTGGCTCTCCCCCACCGACGGCCGGCGGGACCGAGGTCCCTGCAGCGGCGCATCCCACGCGTTCCCGTTCCTTGCCACCCCGCTCCGGGCTGTCTTGTCGTTGCCTGACCCCGCCGCGCCCTTCCCCGCCCTCCGCCACacacaagatggcggcggcgccCGCTCTCCCTCGCGAGAGCGTGGGGGGCCCCCCGCTCCGCCGCTAACGTCACATCCGGGTGAGCGGCAGCAGCCAGCgcggcgcgggccgggccgggccgggcaccATGTccgcgccgggggcggcggcgggcggcggcaggagcGGCACCGCCGCCGAATGGGGTGGCTTCGAGGACAACATGCaggtggggccgggccgggggtggcggcggcgggaccgAGCCGAGCGGGCGCTGACGCTGTCTTGCCCCGGCGCAGGGTGGCGGCTCCGCCGTCATCGACATGGAGAACATGGACGACACGTCGGGCTCCAGCTTCGAGGACATGGGGGAGATGCACCAGCgcatgaaggaggaggaggaggaggaagaaggcgAGGGGGGGGCCGccgaggaggaggacggggagtTCCTGGGCATGAAGGGGCTGCGGGGCCAGCTGGGCCGGCAGGTGGCTGACCAGGTGAGCGCcgtcccccgccacccccggccccggcgggcccCGGCCGACCGCTGCCACCTCCCTTCTCTCCGCAGATGTGGCAGGTGGGGAAGAGGCAAGCCTCCAAGGCCTTCAGCCTCTACGCCAACATCGACATCCTCCGCCCTTACTTCGACGTGGAGCCTGTCCAAGTGCGCGCCAGGTGGGCAAGGCCTGGCCTGGGCCACCTCCGCTGGGGGGGGACCACGGGAGAACAGCGGCTTCTTGCCAGCAGGAGgctgacagcccccccccccgccaaagcaaACAGGCCAGGGTGGGCTACCAGCCTTGCAGCAGGGCTCAGCTATGGGGAAACACGCTGTGCTTTGTCCCGCTGTCCTTAATGAGGTCCCCCAGGTGGGCTGTCACCTGTCACCCAGCGTTGCTGCTCAGAAAAAGCCCCAGAAAAAAGGGGCTTTGGGGCACCTTCAGCCTTTTAGCGCTCAGCTACATTATGTGGCTTCTGTTGGGCTCACAACATAGCTGTGTCTAAAAAGGCAGAGGTTTGTGAGGCTGGATGAAGAAAGGTGCCTTTCCATCCTGCTGTTCTGTCAGTGATCTCTCATCCCCCAGTGCATCCCTAAACATTTTCATTGAATCCCCCCAGCAAAGTTAACACAGTCAGGATTGTCTCCTTTAGTCAAAGGAATCTGTCCCCCAGGGCCTATGACCACAGCAGAAAACACTGGTAATGGGTGTACGGGATTTTTTACTTTTGAAGCATTTTGTTAACCATCCTGTTGTCCTCCCTGCTCCTGATGTCATTGCCTGCTTTGCTGTGATGCAGACTGCTGGAGTCCATGATTCCTGTGAAGATGATTAATTTCCCACAGGTGAGTTCCCTTTTGCTGAATCAGATTCCATGGCCAAGTGAATGTCCCACAGGCACCTCGTAAAACTAAAGTAGTCTGTGTTATTAAGGACCTGAGTTTGTTAGGTGTTCATCTCCCTGAAAATGTTGGtaaattctttcctgtggttGTTCA containing:
- the POLR1C gene encoding DNA-directed RNA polymerases I and III subunit RPAC1, whose translation is MAAKRRTDEMRERVVLGEFGVRNVHTTDFPGNYPGYEDAWDQLRFEEAFRVDVIREEEGALEFDMVGIDAAIANAFRRILLAEVPTMAVEKVFVYNNTSIVQDEILAHRLGLIPIRADPRLFEYRNQGDEEGTEIDTLQFQLKIKCSRNPQAAKESSDPNELYFNHKVYSKHMTWVPLGNQTDLFPDADFRPVHDDILIALLRPGQEIDVLMHCVKGIGKDHAKFSPVATASYRLLPDITLLQPVEDEAAEMLQKCFSPGVIEIENIKGKKVARVANARLDTFSREVFRHEGLKNLVRLARVRNHFIFSVESTGILPPDVLVSEAIKILMGKCQRFLNELDSVPME